One genomic window of Polyangium aurulentum includes the following:
- a CDS encoding ExbD/TolR family protein: protein MGGVDVGSEGGKKKATNTDINMVPFIDLLMCTIAFLLITAVWVTNSRMNADAQVPGPPTETVTTPVPVEKVLNVHVNETDFALVWKQGATVVSEVRVPKTQAEDGNQVRYPELAKKLEAEWQQNGSHRDPSDKKVDQAILHSDNRAPFKELVAVLDALYATKRNVKLPEGDKELPVFNMTFAAR from the coding sequence ATGGGCGGCGTCGACGTAGGCAGCGAGGGCGGCAAGAAGAAGGCGACGAATACGGACATCAACATGGTGCCGTTCATCGACCTGCTCATGTGCACGATCGCATTCCTGCTGATCACGGCCGTATGGGTGACGAACTCGCGCATGAACGCCGACGCGCAGGTCCCCGGGCCGCCGACCGAGACGGTGACGACGCCGGTTCCGGTCGAGAAGGTGCTGAACGTGCACGTGAACGAGACCGATTTCGCGCTCGTGTGGAAGCAGGGCGCGACGGTGGTGAGCGAGGTGCGCGTGCCGAAGACGCAGGCCGAGGACGGCAACCAGGTGCGCTATCCGGAGCTGGCGAAGAAGCTCGAGGCGGAGTGGCAGCAGAACGGCAGCCACCGCGATCCGAGCGACAAGAAGGTGGACCAGGCAATCTTGCACAGCGACAACCGCGCGCCGTTCAAGGAGCTGGTCGCGGTGCTGGACGCGCTCTACGCGACGAAGCGGAACGTGAAGCTGCCGGAGGGGGACAAGGAGCTGCCGGTCTTCAATATGACGTTTGCGGCGCGGTGA